In Rutidosis leptorrhynchoides isolate AG116_Rl617_1_P2 chromosome 2, CSIRO_AGI_Rlap_v1, whole genome shotgun sequence, one genomic interval encodes:
- the LOC139888906 gene encoding uncharacterized protein, which translates to MEISLKVHRTIHKKGTEQTPFSLIYGTEAVIPIKLVVPTKRIRSFDESSNEEGLRTNLDMLEECREIAAIREAINKQKISKYYDKRVKPMSFRIKDYVWCNNEASRAESTGKLGPNWEGPYKVIDTSAMGPYILAGINGERVPRTWHATNLKRCYT; encoded by the exons ATGGAAATCAGTTTGAAG GTGCATCGTACCATTCATAAGAAGGGCACAGAACAAACACCGTTCAGCTTGATTTATGGAACGGAAGCAGTAATCCCCATTAAACTGGTGGTTCCAACGAAGCGCATACGCAGCTTCGATGAGTCAAGTAATGAAGAAGGCTTGCGCACTAACCTAGATATGCTGGAAGAGTGCAGGGAAATAGCGGCCATACGCGAAGCGATCAATAAACAGAAAATCTCAAAGTATTATGACAAGCGTGTCAAGCCTATGTCATTTAGAATTAAGGATTATGTATGGTGCAACAATGAGGCAAGTCGGGCAGAAAGTACTGGGAAGCTGGGGCccaattgggaaggcccttataaAGTCATTGACACAAGTGCAATGGGACCTTATATCCTGGCAGGAATTAATGGAGAACGAGTACCTCGTACTTGGCATGCAACCAATTTGAAAAGATGTTACACATAA